Proteins found in one Desulfovibrio porci genomic segment:
- a CDS encoding Crp/Fnr family transcriptional regulator, with translation MDNLWYLHGEDFFAGLEEEKRLFLQKAVHRRFQKNDIVFFEGDPGDACFYIASGLVRIFSIHDSGKEPVFFLRRAGELFGISEVLGGYPRKANAQAIAPSEIHAVRGQDFDALLAAHYPLARRVISLLGSRIRHLGDSIRNLVVCSVEGRLIKLLIALVYDLLPDAEAWRRPVTVPLRISQEQLASMAGTTQPTVSDLLQKLQKEGQIRVERRRITLLHPLRLLSGVDGMTEALSTGKALRRG, from the coding sequence ATGGACAATCTCTGGTATCTGCACGGCGAGGATTTTTTCGCCGGGCTGGAAGAAGAAAAGCGCCTCTTTCTGCAAAAGGCGGTGCACCGGCGCTTTCAGAAAAACGACATCGTCTTTTTTGAGGGCGATCCCGGCGACGCCTGTTTTTACATCGCCTCGGGTCTGGTGCGCATTTTCAGCATCCATGATTCGGGCAAGGAGCCCGTGTTCTTTCTGCGGCGCGCGGGCGAACTCTTCGGCATTTCCGAAGTGCTGGGCGGCTATCCGCGCAAGGCCAACGCCCAGGCCATCGCCCCGTCGGAAATCCACGCCGTGCGCGGGCAGGATTTCGACGCCCTGCTGGCCGCGCACTATCCTCTGGCCCGCCGGGTCATCTCCCTTCTGGGCAGCCGCATCCGTCATCTGGGCGACAGCATCCGCAATCTGGTCGTTTGCAGCGTGGAAGGGCGGCTGATCAAGCTGCTTATCGCCCTGGTCTATGATCTGCTTCCCGATGCCGAAGCCTGGCGGCGGCCCGTCACCGTGCCCTTGCGCATTTCGCAGGAACAGCTGGCCTCCATGGCCGGAACCACCCAGCCCACGGTGAGCGACTTGCTGCAAAAGCTGCAAAAAGAGGGGCAGATCCGCGTGGAACGGCGGCGGATAACCCTGCTGCATCCCCTGCGGCTGCTGTCCGGCGTGGACGGCATGACCGA
- a CDS encoding 4Fe-4S binding protein, whose product MPPKVDTHKCTGCAGREESFCERACPGDLMAVSSENGKAYCRAASECWDCMSCVKACPAGALETKIPYQLGYFKATLRPIMGKNVITWKCRDIYGNEAVYRYVNRIVR is encoded by the coding sequence ATGCCGCCGAAAGTTGATACCCATAAATGCACCGGCTGCGCGGGGCGCGAGGAATCCTTCTGCGAGAGGGCCTGCCCCGGCGATCTCATGGCTGTTTCGTCCGAAAACGGCAAGGCTTACTGCCGCGCCGCCTCCGAATGCTGGGACTGCATGTCCTGCGTCAAGGCCTGTCCCGCAGGCGCGCTGGAAACGAAAATTCCCTATCAGCTCGGCTACTTCAAGGCGACGTTGCGTCCCATCATGGGCAAAAACGTCATCACCTGGAAGTGCCGCGACATTTACGGCAATGAGGCCGTCTACAGATATGTGAATCGCATCGTCCGCTGA
- a CDS encoding adenylyl-sulfate reductase subunit alpha yields the protein MANISAPRTRRFEPRSVEDVEVKVVECDLLVVGGGNAGCFVAVEAARLDPSLKVVVMEKAEIMRSGACSAGMDAINTYIPQGKTPEDLVRWSRAQVGGGPLREDLALSNARELNACVEELERWGLPILRDEQGNVRYRGQWDISIHGEQLKPIMAEKAIESGADVYNRVAGTSLIMHEGRCVGATGLGVRDGCFYVFRARATVMATGGAGTLYKSYTADSTDSGAQIWMCPYCVGTGYAMGFRQGAELTSLEQRWVATRTKDFCGPVDTISVGYGAPIINARGEKVMSRYEALGGDAAPRYIRANAPMEEWLAGRGPCYCDTTHLSPEKTKAMLEDYLNERPSFVLFLASRGQNPDREPIEIYGSDPYILGGHTGGGFWVDMERMTTIPGLFAAGETAGGNPNKFVGGCCAEGKLAARGAVAYLRGAALPPLDREDLRAEMERVYAPLLRRGEEGVRPVEMKERLQRLMDEYAGGVSQFYRTNEERLDYALRHIAMLRSQFQYLRAGDPHELMQALESMDRVDVAEAVVHHLKARKETRWAGWQTRSDYPERDDEHFDCFIESRRDPRNGEITVFTRPYEQLIPGDRHTA from the coding sequence ATGGCTAATATCAGCGCGCCGCGCACGCGGCGCTTCGAGCCCCGGTCCGTGGAAGACGTGGAAGTCAAGGTGGTGGAATGCGACCTGCTCGTGGTGGGCGGGGGCAATGCGGGCTGCTTTGTGGCCGTGGAAGCCGCCCGGCTGGACCCTTCCCTCAAGGTGGTCGTCATGGAAAAGGCCGAAATCATGCGTTCCGGCGCGTGTTCGGCGGGAATGGACGCCATCAACACCTATATTCCCCAGGGTAAAACGCCCGAGGATCTGGTGCGCTGGAGCCGGGCCCAGGTGGGCGGCGGCCCCCTGCGTGAGGATCTGGCCCTGTCCAACGCCAGGGAGCTCAATGCGTGCGTGGAGGAACTGGAGCGCTGGGGTCTGCCCATTCTGCGGGACGAGCAGGGCAACGTGCGCTATCGCGGCCAGTGGGACATCTCCATCCACGGCGAGCAGCTCAAGCCGATCATGGCTGAAAAGGCCATTGAAAGCGGGGCCGACGTTTACAACCGCGTGGCCGGCACAAGCCTTATCATGCATGAGGGCCGTTGCGTGGGGGCTACGGGCCTGGGCGTGCGCGACGGCTGCTTTTATGTGTTCCGGGCCAGGGCCACGGTCATGGCCACGGGCGGCGCGGGCACGCTGTACAAATCCTACACGGCCGATTCCACGGACAGCGGCGCGCAGATCTGGATGTGCCCCTATTGCGTGGGCACGGGCTACGCCATGGGTTTCAGGCAGGGTGCGGAACTGACCAGCCTGGAACAGCGCTGGGTGGCCACCCGCACCAAGGATTTCTGCGGCCCGGTGGACACCATCTCGGTGGGCTACGGCGCGCCCATCATCAATGCCAGGGGCGAAAAGGTCATGAGCCGCTATGAGGCGCTGGGCGGCGACGCCGCGCCGCGTTACATCCGCGCCAACGCGCCCATGGAGGAATGGCTGGCCGGACGCGGCCCCTGTTATTGCGACACCACCCATCTGAGCCCGGAAAAAACCAAAGCCATGCTGGAGGACTATCTCAACGAGCGGCCTTCCTTCGTGCTTTTTCTGGCCAGCCGGGGGCAGAATCCCGACCGGGAACCCATTGAGATCTACGGCTCCGATCCCTATATCCTGGGAGGGCACACCGGCGGCGGCTTCTGGGTGGACATGGAGCGCATGACCACCATCCCCGGCCTGTTCGCCGCCGGGGAAACCGCCGGAGGCAATCCAAACAAGTTTGTGGGCGGCTGCTGCGCCGAGGGCAAGCTGGCGGCGCGCGGGGCCGTGGCCTATCTGCGCGGCGCGGCTCTGCCGCCCCTGGACAGGGAGGATTTGCGCGCGGAGATGGAACGCGTTTACGCCCCTCTGCTGCGGCGCGGGGAAGAGGGCGTGCGCCCGGTGGAAATGAAGGAGCGCCTGCAGCGTCTTATGGACGAATATGCGGGCGGGGTCAGTCAGTTCTACCGCACCAATGAGGAGCGCCTGGATTACGCCCTGCGCCACATCGCCATGTTACGCTCGCAGTTTCAGTACCTGCGCGCCGGGGACCCGCACGAACTCATGCAGGCGCTGGAGAGCATGGACCGGGTGGATGTGGCCGAGGCCGTGGTGCATCACCTCAAGGCCCGCAAGGAAACGCGCTGGGCGGGATGGCAGACGCGTTCCGACTACCCCGAGCGCGATGACGAGCATTTCGACTGCTTCATCGAGTCGCGGCGCGATCCGCGCAACGGCGAGATAACGGTCTTCACCCGGCCCTATGAACAACTTATTCCCGGCGACCGGCACACGGCCTGA